A section of the Halichoerus grypus chromosome 11, mHalGry1.hap1.1, whole genome shotgun sequence genome encodes:
- the BUD13 gene encoding BUD13 homolog isoform X2, producing the protein MRIVDDDVSWTSISTTKPEKEEEDDDGDLPVVAEFVDERPEEVKQMEAFRSSAKWKLLGGHSEDLPSHRHFRHDSPDSSPPRRVRHDTPDSSPPRRVRHDTPDSSPPRRVRHDTPDSSPPRRVRHDTPDSSPPRRVRHDTPDSSPPRRVRHDTPDSSPPRRVRHDTPDSSPPRRVRHDTPDSSPRRRVRHDTPDSSPPRRVRHDTPDPSPPRRACHTSLDPSPLRKPHRHSSGVSSRKAHHNTPDPSLPRRAHHNSSDSSVPRRARNSSPDTSRPRRTLDSLDTSQLRRARHDSPDLAANVPHSLPRTKSSKAPERASSKISPHWKGPGPSHASLPKNSKYEYASDLSPPRKKQAKSRKHDSKDSSPSHRKFHTSSSSRRHQSHVLDSSFYPSGSWKASDSDLSPPRHKQSSGHKDSDSDLSPPRNRRTHRSSDSDLSPPRRKQRVKSSDSDLSPPRRSQPLGKKAAHMYSGAKTGLVLTDIQREQQELKKRDQEALAFEAEFQYAETVFRDKSGRKRNLKLERLEQRRKAEKDLERDELYAQWGKGLAQSRQQQQNVEDAMKEMQKPLARYIDDEDLDRMLREQEREGDPMANFIKKNKAKENKNKKVRPRYSGPAPPPNRFNIWPGYRWDGVDRSNGFEQKRFARLASKKAVEELAYKWSVEDM; encoded by the exons aTGCGGATTGTGGATGATGATGTGAGCTGGACATCTATTTCCACCACTAAAccggaaaaggaggaagaagatgatgatggagATTTGCCTGTG GTGGCTGAATTCGTGGATGAGCGGCCGGAAGAGGTAAAGCAGATGGAAGCCTTTCGTTCCAGTGCCAAATGGAAGCTCCTGGGAG GCCACAGTGAAGATCTGCCCTCACACAGACACTTCCGTCATGACTCCCCGGATTCATCTCCCCCCAGGAGGGTCCGTCACGACACCCCAGATTCGTCGCCCCCCAGGAGGGTCCGTCACGACACCCCGGATTCATCTCCCCCCAGGAGGGTCCGTCACGACACCCCAGATTCATCTCCCCCCAGGAGGGTCCGTCACGACACCCCGGATTCATCGCCCCCCAGGAGGGTCCGTCACGACACCCCGGATTCATCTCCCCCCAGGAGGGTCCGTCACGACACCCCGGATTCCTCTCCCCCAAGGAGAGTCCGTCATGACACCCCAGATTCATCCCCCCCCAGGAGGGTCCGTCATGACACCCCGGATTCATCTCCTCGCAGGAGGGTCCGTCATGATACCCCAGATTCCTCTCCCCCAAGGAGGGTCCGTCATGACACCCCAGACCCATCTCCTCCCAGGAGGGCCTGTCATACTTCTCTGGATCCTTCTCCCCTCAGGAAGCCTCATCGTCACTCTTCAGGTGTGTCTTCTAGGAAAGCCCATCACAACACACCAGATCCATCTCTTCCTAGGAGGGCCCATCACAATTCCTCAGATAGCTCTGTTCCCAGAAGGGCCCGAAATAGCTCCCCTGACACATCTCGACCTAGAAGGACTCTTGACTCCTTGGACACATCACAGCTCAGGAGGGCCCGTCATGACTCCCCTGATTTGGCTGCTAATGTCCCTCATTCACTGCCCAGAACCAAAAGCAGTAAAGCCCCAGAAAGAGCCTCTAGCAAAATTTCTCCACACTGGAAGGGGCCGGGACCATCTCATGCATCACTCCCAAAGAACAGCAAGTATGAGTATGCCTCCGACCTCTCTCCTCCAcgaaaaaagcaagcaaaatccCGTAAGCATGATTCTAAAG actCTTCCCCCAGCCATAGGAAGTTTCACACAAGCTCTTCATCTAGGAGACATCAGAGTCACGTGTTGGACTCTTCCTTCTACCCAAGTGGTAGTTGGAAAGCCTCAGATTCAGATCTTTCTCCTCCCCGACATAAGCAAAGTTCAGGGCACAAGGATTCTGATTCAGATCTTTCACCTCCACGGAATAGACGTACACATCGGAGCTCTGATTCTGACCTATCTCCACCAAGGAGGAAACAGAGGGTCAAATCTTCTGATTCTGATCTGTCTCCACCTCGAAGGAGTCAGCCTTTAGGAAAGAAG GCTGCACACATGTATTCTGGGGCTAAAACTGGGTTGGTGTTAACTGACATACAGCGAGAACAGCAGGAGCTCAAGAAACGGGACCAAGAAGCCCTGGCGTTTGAAG CTGAATTCCAGTATGCTGAAACCGTATTTCGAGATAAATCTGGTCGTAAGAGGAATTTGAAACTGGAACGTttagagcaaaggagaaaagcagagaaggaCTTGGAGAGAGATGAGCTGTATGCTCAGTGGGGCAAAGG GCTAGCCCAGAGCCGGCAGCAGCAACAAAACGTGGAGGATGCAATGAAGGAAATGCAGAAGCCTCTGGCCCGTTATATTGATGATGAAGATCTGGATCGGATGCTGAGAGAACAGGAAAGAGAGGGGGACCCCATGGCCAACTTTATCAAGAAGAATAAAGCCAAGGAGAACAAGAATAAGAAAG TGAGACCTCGCTACAGTGGTCCTGCACCTCCTCCCAACAGATTCAATATCTGGCCTGGATATCGCTGGGATGGAGTGGACAG